From Meles meles unplaced genomic scaffold, mMelMel3.1 paternal haplotype, whole genome shotgun sequence, the proteins below share one genomic window:
- the LOC123936331 gene encoding olfactory receptor 6C75-like, with product MEVRNETAIQEFILEGFPAIQDLGNVFFLIHLLAYLASITGNVVIIIITWVDHRLQTPMYILLSTFSFSECCFITSVIPKLLSIFLLGRQTISFTACLIQAFSFLFFGSVIFFLMAVMSLDRYVAICKPLHYPTIMNLKICFLLVTACFALAFPLITGLVVKVFQLSFCGPHVIPHFLCDLGPLIHLSCSDTSSTEMLAFVLTSFILLTSLIITIIAYSNIVVTVLRLPSAKEKQKAFSTCSSHLVVLSLMYSSCVFIYVKPKQTNRLDSSREAALVNTVVTPLLNPVIYTLRNKQVHQALRDALSRLRLQKQNFGG from the coding sequence ATGGAGGTGAGGAATGAGACAGCAATCCAAGAATTCATTCTGGAAGGGTTTCCTGCCATCCAGGACCTAGGGAATGTCTTCTTCCTGATCCATCTGCTGGCATACCTGGCCTCTATCACAGGAAATGTGGTGATCATCATCATCACTTGGGTTGACCATCGCCTCCAGACACCAATGTATATTTTACTGAGCACGTTCTCCTTTTCTGAATGTTGTTTTATCACATCAGTTATTCCTAAACTTCTGTCCATCTTTCTTTTGGGAAGGCAAACAATTTCCTTTACTGCTTGTCTCATacaagccttttcttttttattttttgggtcaGTAATTTTCTTCCTCATGGCAGTGATGTCTCTGGATCGGTATGTGGCCATTTGCAAGCCTCTGCATTACCCGACCATCATGAACCTGAAGATTTGCTTCCTCCTGGTCACTGCCTGCTTCGCTTTGGCCTTCCCTCTCATCACTGGGCTGGTAGTGAAGGTTTTCCAGTTATCCTTCTGTGGCCCCCATGTGATCCCCCActttctctgtgaccttggccccCTAATTCATCTCTCCTGCTCTGACACCAGCTCCACTGAAATGTTGGCTTTTGTCCTCACTTCCTTTATCCTGTTGACATCCCTTATCATAACCATCATTGCATACAGCAACATAGTAGTCACAGTCCTGCGACTCCCATCAGccaaggagaaacagaaagcttTCTCCACTTGTTCCTCTCACCTTGTAGTCCTCTCTCTGATGTACAGCAgctgtgtgtttatatatgtgaaaCCAAAGCAAACGAACAGGCTGGACTCCAGCAGGGAGGCTGCCCTTGTGAACACGGTGGTGACCCCGCTGCTGAACCCTGTCATCTACACTCTACGGAACAAGCAGGTCCACCAGGCTCTGAGGGATGCTCTATCGAGATTGAGGTTACAGAAACAGAACTTTGGAGGGTAA
- the LOC123936330 gene encoding olfactory receptor 49-like, with protein sequence MSMEMGNGTTVQEFTLEGFPAIQHLGKVLFLVHLLAYLASIAGNAVIVTITCADSRLHTPMYLFLSTFSFLECGVISAVIPKLLVIFLLGRQAISFYACFIQAFITVFLGATGFLLIAVMSLDRYVAICKPLHYPTIMNLKTCFLVVTACFALAFPLITGLAVKVSQLSFCGPLVIPHFFCDLGPLIHLSCSDTSSTEMLAFVLTSFILLTSLIITIIAYSNIVITVLRLPSAKEKQKAFSTCSSHLVVLSLMYSSCVFIYVKPKQMNRLDSNREAALVNMVVTPLLNPVIYTLRNKQVHQALRGTMCRMKISK encoded by the coding sequence ATGTCCATGGAAATGGGGAATGGGACAACTGTCCAGGAATTCACCTTGGAGGGGTTTCCTGCCATCCAGCACCTGGGAAAGGTCCTCTTCCTGGTGCACCTGTTGGCGTACCTGGCATCCATTGCAGGCAATGCGGTCATAGTCACCATCACCTGCGCTGACTCCCGGCTCCATACACCAATGTACTTGTTCCTCAGCACTTTCTCCTTCTTGGAGTGTGGTGTCATAAGTGCTGTTATTCCCAAGTTACTGGTCATCTTTCTCTTAGGCAGGCAAGCCATTTCCTTTTATGCCTGTTTCATACAAGCCTTTATTACTGTATTTCTGGGAGCAACAGGTTTCCTTCTCATAGCGGTGATGTCTCTGGATCGGTATGTGGCCATTTGCAAGCCTCTACATTACCCGACCATCATGAACCTGAAGACTTGCTTCCTCGTGGTCACTGCCTGTTTTGCTTTGGCCTTCCCGCTCATCACTGGTCTTGCAGTGAAGGTTTCCCAGTTATCCTTCTGCGGCCCCCTTGTTATCCCCCACTTTTTCTGTGATCTTGGCCCCCTGATTCATCTCTCCTGCTCTGACACCAGCTCCACTGAAATGTTGGCTTTTGTCCTCACTTCCTTTATCCTGTTGACATCCCTTATCATAACCATCATTGCATACAGCAACATAGTCATCACAGTCCTGCGACTCCCATCAGccaaggagaaacagaaagcttTCTCCACCTGTTCCTCTCACCTCGTAGTTCTCTCTCTGATGTACAGCAgctgtgtgtttatatatgtgaaaCCAAAGCAAATGAACAGGCTGGACTCCAACAGGGAGGCTGCCCTTGTGAACATGGTGGTGACCCCGCTGCTGAACCCTGTCATCTATACTCTGCGGAACAAGCAGGTCCACCAGGCTCTGAGGGGCACGATGTGCAgaatgaaaatatcaaaataa